The window AGCTGCACCACACCATGACCCGCATCGTCGTCGGGCTCGGCAACCCCGGGCCCGAGTACGAGTCCTCCCGCCACAACGCGGGCTTCATCGTCGTCGACCTTCTTGCCGAGAACCTTCGCGCGGCCTACTGGAAGGACGAGGCCGGCGCGCGCACCTCGCTCGTGCGCCTCGGTGACGAGGAGCTGCTGCTCGCTGAGCCGATGGCGTTCATGAACGTCTCGGGCAACGCGGTGGCCAAGCTCGCCGAGCGCTACGAGGCCGGCATCGGCGACCTCGTCGTGGTGCACGACGACCTCGACCTGGCGCCGGGCGTCGTGCGCGTGAAGCGAGGGGGAGGCCACGGTGGCCACAACGGGTTGCGGTCGCTCAGCGAGCGGCTCGGCGGCGGGGACTACGTGCGCGTGCGCGTCGGCATCGGGCGGCCGCCCGGGCGGATGGACCCCGCGGACTTCGTGCT is drawn from Actinomycetota bacterium and contains these coding sequences:
- a CDS encoding aminoacyl-tRNA hydrolase, whose product is MTRIVVGLGNPGPEYESSRHNAGFIVVDLLAENLRAAYWKDEAGARTSLVRLGDEELLLAEPMAFMNVSGNAVAKLAERYEAGIGDLVVVHDDLDLAPGVVRVKRGGGHGGHNGLRSLSERLGGGDYVRVRVGIGRPPGRMDPADFVL